Proteins from one Pagrus major chromosome 1, Pma_NU_1.0 genomic window:
- the capn9 gene encoding calpain-9, with protein MPLQSTLSGRGSSKAEDTQSDGKSFEQLRSECLQKGVLFEDPDFPATDSSLFFSQSVPVNIEWKRPKELCENPKFIVGDVNRTDICQGQLGDCWLLAAIASLTLKKDTLARVIPHDQDFDRRYAGIFHFQFWQHNKWLDIVVDDRLPSVRNELIMLHSASNNEFWSALLEKAYAKLHGSYESLKGGSTMEAMEDFTGGVGEIYETNNAPDNLFSIMKKALDRGSMMGCSIDISSSAESEAKTSTGLVKGHAYSITGLEQVNYRGRPVQLIRVRNPWGQVEWNGPWSDDSREWSYVDSAEKNRILQNSMDDGEFWMEFEDFKRNYNKVEICNMTPDSLTDNTKRHWEVNVFEGNWIRGATAGGCRNFIDTFWTNPQFKLQLEDADDDDDMCSVVIALMQKNRRKLRKEGLDLETIGFAVYEAPDEVDQVGKDFFRYNGSKARSRTYINMREVSERFTMPPGKYLLVPTTFKPHHEADFLIRIFSEKQAKALEMGTTIDADLPDPAPPSEPEEESDEEKGLRRLFEQLAGPDRAISARELQQMLNGVLSRRREVKFDGLTLGTCHSIINLMDVDNSGKIEFQEFKVFWEKMKKWIMLFLSFDTDRSGKMSSYELRSALKAAGMQLNNQLLQLVCLRFADDNYDIDFDDYLTCIVRLENMFRVFQAMEQSRRGSVNMNIMQFLLLSMNV; from the exons atgcctCTCCAGTCCACGCTGTCCGGCAGGGGCTCCAGCAAGGCCGAGGACACACAGTCGGATGGGAAGTCGTTCGAGCAGCTGAGGAGTGAATGTCTGCAGAAAGGAGTCCTGTTTGAGGATCCAGACTTCCCCGCCACCGACTCCTCGCTCTTCTTCAGCCAGAGTGTTCCTGTGAATATTGAATGGAAGAGGCCAAAG GAACTCTGCGAGAACCCAAAGTTCATCGTAGGCGACGTAAACAGGACAGATATTTGCCAAGGACAGCTTG GCGACTGCTGGCTCCTGGCAGCCATCGCATCCTTGACCCTCAAAAAAGACACCCTGGCCCGAGTCATCCCCCACGATCAGGACTTCGACCGCAGATACGCCGGCATCTTTCACTTCCAG TTCTGGCAACACAACAAATGGCTGGACATCGTGGTGGACGACCGGCTGCCGTCGGTGAGAAATGAGCTCATCATGCTTCACTCCGCCTCCAACAACGAGTTCTGGAGCGCCCTGCTGGAAAAAGCCTACGCCAA ACTGCACGGCAGCTACGAGTCCCTGAAGGGCGGCAGCACCATGGAGGCCATGGAGGACTTCACCGGCGGTGTGGGGGAAATATACGAGACCAACAACGCTCCAGACAACCTGTTCTCCATCATGAAGAAGGCCCTGGACAGAGGCTCCATGATGGGATGCTCTATTGAT atcagcagctctgcagagtCTGAGGCCAAGACGTCCACCGGCCTGGTGAAGGGACACGCTTACTCCATCACCGGCCTGGAGCAG GTGAACTACAGAGGAAGGCCGGTCCAGCTGATCCGGGTCAGAAACCCCTGGGGTCAGGTCGAGTGGAACGGCCCCTGGAGTGACGA ttcCAGAGAGTGGAGTTATGTCGACTCGGCGGAAAAAAATCGCATCCTGCAGAATTCAATGGATGACGGTGAATTCTG GATGGAGTTTGAGGACTTCAAGAGGAACTACAACAAGGTGGAGATCTGCAACATGACCCCCGACTCCCTGACCGACAACACAAAGCGCCACTGGGAAGTCAACGTATTTGAAGGAAACTGGATCCGCGGCGCCACCGCTGGAGGCTGCAGGAACTTCATCG ACACATTTTGGACCAACCCACAGTTcaagctgcagctggaggacgctgatgatgatgatgatatgtGCAGCGTGGTGATCGCTCTGATGCAGAAGAACAGACGAAAGCTGAGGAAGGAGGGTCTGGACCTGGAGACCATCGGCTTTGCAGTGTACGAG GCTCCAGATGAAGTGGACCAAGTGGGGAAAGATTTCTTCCGTTACAATGGCTCCAAAGCTCGCAGCAGGACCTACATCAACATGCGGGAGGTGTCGGAGCGCTTCACAATGCCTCCTGGGAAATACCTGCTGGTCCCCACCACCTTCAAGCCCCATCATGAGGCCGACTTCCTTATCAGGATCTTCTCTGAGAAGCAGGCCAAAGCTCT GGAGATGGGGACCACGATTGATGCTGACCTCCCAGAT CCGGCCCCACCCAGCGAGCCAGAGGAGGAATCAGACGAGGAGAAAGGCCTGAGGAGGCTGTTTGAGCAGCTGGCTGGTCCG GACCGGGCGATCTCTGCCAGAGAACTCCAACAGATGCTGAACGGCGTCCTCAGCAGAC GAAGGGAAGTCAAATTTGACGGTCTGACTCTCGGCACCTGCCACAGTATCATCAACCTGATGGAC GTGGACAACTCAGGAAAGATCGAGTTCCAAGAGTTTAAGGTCTTCTGGGAAAAGATGAAGAAGTGGATT ATGCTCTTTTTGTCCTTCGACACCGACCGCTCAGGCAAGATGTCCTCCTACGAGCTTCGCAGCGCTCTCAAGGCTGCAG GCATGCAACTGAACAACCAGCTCCTGCAGCTGGTCTGCCTGAGGTTTGCTGACGACAACTACGACATCGACTTCGACGATTACCTCACCTGCATCGTCCGTCTGGAGAACATGTTCA GAGTTTTTCAGGCTATGGAGCAATCCAGGAGGGGTAGTGTGAACATGAACATCATGCAG TTCCTCCTGCTGTCGATGAATGTCTGA